A stretch of DNA from Doryrhamphus excisus isolate RoL2022-K1 chromosome 6, RoL_Dexc_1.0, whole genome shotgun sequence:
GTCAACATTCAAAATATTTACCTATGAGAGCATGGACTGCCTGATCACTTCCAATAACGCCATGGACTTCCTCTCATAATGTGCAATGCCCACATTTGCGGGTCTGTTTCGACTCATTCATTCGCTTCAATCGTTCAGTTCGAAAGAATTGAATCCTAGGAAGAGTAAGAACAACACTTACAGCAATACAGCAAATTCATAAAAACCCTACCTTCCCCAAGCAAAACCAGTACTCGCCTCACGATATACTAGTACTCAATCACAAAAGTGGCTGATTCAGTCACGTCAGTTTCCTCCCTTCTGCCTTCCCACCTCTATGCTTCATTTCTAGTTTTTCAGTGGCGAGAAAGAACTTAGTCCGATGTGTTGCTGAGGTTGTTGAATAAGTTCAATAACGGACCAAACAAAGCAATATGGTTGTTTGCGCGTGGAACGGAAGGGACTACAATTAATTCAACAGCTCCTGacagcactttttgggggaaattttgcccatcattcctaatccttatgtgaaacatgaccacgtatttattttctgtgcatatgagctagctaacaatgcatatcATTGGGACATATGAACCTGTTTTgactacaaagccctctaaaaaaaaattaaaacgttttattatttaaaatacatcCTGTGATCATGCATACATCGATGATAAAATGATGCTAATACTGTAATCTTGCCGCGATTTGTTGATTTAAAACATTCTTCATGGGGCACACTGATTTAGCCCAGGAGCTAACACTACTTCCGTGAACAACAGCAGCACAAAAACATGACAGTCACTTGCAATATCAGCTCTCGTTgagatggctgtatcttccagcacaaaactgacagcaaacaaacatcttttttgagtctttgtagcgaaatcgaGAGCTAAGTAGCGTTGCTAGCTAAGACTAGCGGCTAGCAAGGTGTTGTGTTACACCGCCAGatgtagtttttcatgttagctgctacgatAACGGCTAGAAAAACTATATCTGGCGGTGTAACACAACGCCTTACTAGCTCAGACTAGCGGCTAGCAAGGCGTTGTGTTACACCGCCagatatagtttttcatgttagctgctacgatAACGGCTAGAAAAACTATATCTGGCGGTGTCACACAACGCCTTACTAGCTGAGACTAGCGGCTAGCAAGGCGTTGTGTTACACCGCCAGatgtagtttttcatgttagctgctacaataacggCTAGAAAAACTATATCTGGCGGTGTAACACAACGCCTTACTAGCTGAGACTAGCGGCTAGCAAGGCGTTGTGTGACACCGCCAGATAtcgtttttcatgttagctgctacaataacggCTAGAAAAACTATATCTGGCGGTGTAACACAACGCCTTACTAGCTGAGAGTAGCGGCTAGTAACACAACGCCTTACTAGCTGAGACTAGCGGCTAGCAAGGCGTTGTGTTACACCGCCAGatgtagtttttcatgttagctgctacgatAACGGCTAGAAAAACTATATCTGGCGGTGTCACACAATGCCTTACTAGGTGAGACTAGCGGCTAGCAAGGCGTTGTGTTACCGTTATCGTTTTTCGTGTTAGTtgctataataacaatatcgccGTAGCTTGATTAATATATAGTCACTTATGTAAATTGAAcactgttggcttttttttttgtttgtttgttagggCTTTAGCGCCAAAATAGGTACAATAGATCTCATGATGTACATTGTTAggtagctcatattaacttgttttctatcattagaatgcacagaaaatggaaagaaatgtgtaatattgtaaatgatgggcaaaaagtgTACTTTTCCTTCGAAAATATCATCGTCAATACAGGGTAAGACAGACTAGCATAAGGGGCGGAGCCAAACACGGGCAAATCTGTCATAAATCCCGTTTTTGAGAGGACAAAATCAACAGTTGTAGACCTGGTTGACTGAGACGCTACATAACTAAAAGACAAGGAAATGTTATGAAattgcatggaaaaaaaattaagtggaTTTTTAAGCGTCTCAAGTCTGGGAACGACGTGGTAAAAGTAATGTACGTACGTGAATGCAACACTTACTGTAAATCCACATGTACATTTGCACCCCCCGTCAAAAAAGGTCCAGAGTGGCATGCACCTCTTAAACGAAAAATAATTACACCTAATACTTTGTAGAGCGGGATAACGATACCGTGCACACATCGTTGGTCAGTCAGTTGCAAGAGGCATTTGAATACCAGGTCGGATTGTTGCTGGAAGAGGCTGAAGATAATACGACCCAACCGCAGCTTCACGGTAAGAAAGAAGTGTGGGGTTATCATACATGGCTGTGGTGCTccagttgctatggtaacaaTGGAAATGAGGGCTGAGGCTTAGGGATGTGGTAGTGAGATGTGTCCATGATCACCAGGGAAGCGACTACCACCTTGTAGGGGCTCGTAAGCAGGATACCACGGAGACACCGAGTCCTCATATCCTCTTCCTGGCGACCTCCGCATCCTGGCATTCCACAGCTGACAACGCTATCAGCATCTGTGCGGCGTAATACGTCGCCATGATGATGGCACGCGAGTGCGGCACGGGGAAGCAGAACTTGTTGACAGCAATGGTGAGGTCGGACACCATGAAGAGAACGGCGCCAAGGCAGGCCGACAGCTTGGTCCAGGTCCACAGATCGTTGGCTAATTGCAGGCCAGCGATGGCCCTCCAGCCCATGAAGCCGATCAGAGCGATGTAGACGGCCACCAGGTAGGTGAAGGGGCCCGACAGGTAAGGGTAGAGGAGAAAGTAGCTCAGACTGGACACCGCCGTGATCACCAGGCCTGCACACACGTTGAGGGGCTTCATCCCAAACGCAGATGAGTAGAGGATGTGGGTGATGGCAAACATCAGAAGACCTGTGGAATCATATAAACATGAAATGTGACCTTACATCTCATTAGTTAAAGCCATTTGtagtcatggtaatggtaatggtaatggtaatggtaatggtaatggtaatggtaatggtaatggtaatggtaatggttttatttcatttgaacatgcatcagattacaattgagtgcatcccataatcagttcacagttctacatgtccaaaaggagtaggaagaagcaaagcttattaaatcctacccctccatctggtacttttacaatcagtaactgttacatttgttcacttcctgctttcctaatatagtttgagttttaaattttttaattttttaattttttgatttttttattttttattttttattttttattttttattttttattttttattttttattttttattttttattttttattttttattttttattttttattttttattttttatttttattttttattttttatttaaaatttaaaatttaaaatttaaaatttaaaatttaaaatttaaaatttaaaatttaaaatttaaaatttaaaatttaaaatttaaaatttttaatttttaatttttaatttttaatttttaatttttaatttttaatttttaatttttaatttttttttatttttaaaatttttaaattttttatttatttatttttttaattttttccaatgacataatgggtattccctgagatcatatttctcctctcttgtagagaagtattggatgacatttttagctcattggttatttttagccttatgcattatgaAGATTGAagtgtttgtgattttagaaataaggacttagtatgttctctgtaggcggcattatgaattatccttactgacctttttttgcagtacatttagcgagtgaagattacttttatagttattagcccatatttccacacaataagtaagatatggtagaaccagagagcaataaagagtgtggagtgatttctgattgagaacaattttttttgctttgttcaatattgaaatatttctgacccccttatgttgtatatttgtaatatgaggtttccagctcatattttcatctattttgatccccagaaatttattttcaatgtccacaccgtctgtTTGTATTTAGCCCTTAACTGGACTAACTGCATGGATTAGAGGAATCGAAAGATTAAATGCTGCCAAAAACTCCAATGTGGGTCATCTCTCACCTATTGTTAGTGTCAATAAAGTTGAACCTTTAGTCCGCTTTAGTCTCCACTGCCGTACCGTGTCATCAACCACTGCAGATATCTGCAGTCCTTAGTTTGAGACCATCAATTTAGAACTGCAGCCTATATAACCGCGGCATCCATAACGATTTATAGCGGACTGCGGCAAAATGCAATTGTCCCTTTATGTCCCTTAAGGTACAAGCAATATTAATGTAGCCTGTAGACCTAATTTCAAGTGCAATGTTGCTTTGTTTTactgtctgctgcatgaaacttgatggtaacttattgtttttagtgtattttatagcatgggtcaaaaccgacccgttaacataagagatgataccagaaagctaacacaagaggaaggttaacgCAGCCCATTCATTTCAAAGTATGCAACTCAGTATGTAGTATACAGTATCTTCTCACCATGGACGAAGTAGCCTTGCTCCTGCCAAATGAGGAAGGCGTCCCCCAGGGCGGAAAAGATGAGTCCAGCCAGGATCTTGCGAGCGCTGGAGTGAGCCCCGAGGAAGCTGAAGCCGTGTGCCAGGAGAAACACCCATAGGCAGAAGATGGGTAGACATTTGATAAGTGCGCTAAACCAAGATGGACTCGAGGTTGGCAGCCACAGGACGAAATAAACACAGGTTGACTTGAAGAACGGCACCAGCTTGGGGCCTTCACTCTTGACCTGGAAACAGCAAAGATACGTCGATCATCATTATAGCCTTAATGTGATGCTATTACGTCCCATTTGtctattctattatttatttatgtccatAAAATGATCACAGGAAACAATAAGGCCAAGATGAGCAACAAATCAAAAAGTAGTACTTCCCATAAAGTACAAGAGTGGTTTGTGTTGGTACTACAAAAAGCCTCCCCTGCCCTTCTTGTGGTGCCCAATCAGACACGCATGTGTTGTTTTGATGCTGAAGTGAAACAACACGTCTATGCAATTACATGACCGCCTAtaaccttcctcttcctccttggtTTCTttcccttcttcctcttctACTCATGTCCTTGGGAATTCCTGCCTATGTAAATAGTACTTCTTGTTTCTGTTTAGAATACATGATGCCTGTTGGAGTTACAAAGCAAACAAAGC
This window harbors:
- the LOC131131615 gene encoding lysoplasmalogenase-like protein TMEM86A; amino-acid sequence: MVSPVTVVKSEGPKLVPFFKSTCVYFVLWLPTSSPSWFSALIKCLPIFCLWVFLLAHGFSFLGAHSSARKILAGLIFSALGDAFLIWQEQGYFVHGLLMFAITHILYSSAFGMKPLNVCAGLVITAVSSLSYFLLYPYLSGPFTYLVAVYIALIGFMGWRAIAGLQLANDLWTWTKLSACLGAVLFMVSDLTIAVNKFCFPVPHSRAIIMATYYAAQMLIALSAVECQDAEVARKRI